The DNA segment TTGGCTACCGCCCCCCAGGCTACCGGGAGGTGGTGATCCTGGAAGACCCTGGGCTGCCTGCGCTGTGCTCGTGCCCCGCCTGTGAGGAGAAGCTAGCACTGCCCACGGCAGCCCTCTATGGGCTGCGGCTGGagagggaggctggagaggggTGGGCAAGTGAGGCTGGCAAGCCCCTCCTGCACCCAGTGCGACCCGGGCACCCACTGCCCCTGCTGGTGCCTGCCTGTGGGCACCACCACACCCCGCTGCCTGACTACAGCTGCTTGAAGCCACCCAAGGCAGGCGAGGAAGGGCATGAGGGCTGCTCCTACGCCTTGTGCCCTGAGGGCAGGTATGGGCACCCAGGGTACCCTGCCCTGGTGACCTACGGCTATGGAGGAGCAGTTCCCAGTTACTGCCCAGCATATGGCCGAGTGCCGCACAGCTGTGGGTCTCCAGGTGAGGGCAGAGGGTATCCCAGCCCTCGTGCCCACTCCCCCCGGGCTGGTTCCATTTCCCCGGGCAGCCCGCCCTACCCCCAGTCCAGGAAGCTGAGCTACGAGATCCctgcagaggagggaggggaccGGTATCCGCTGCCTGGGCACCTGGCCCCAGCAGGACCCTTGGCATCTGCAGGTGAGGCCCTGGGAAGGGGGATGCCCAGGGCAGAAGAGAGTTCTGGGGAATGGTGGGGAAAGCACAAACTGAGGAAGAGCTAAGCCAGGCAAAAGGGGCTCTTCCTGGCCCACAGCTCCTCTCCCCGCAGAGTCGCCGGAGCCTGTGTCCTGGAGGGAGGGTCCCAGCGGGCACAGCACCCTGCCCCGGTCCCCACGAGATGCCCAGTGCAGCGCTGCTTCCGAGCTGTCTGGTCCTTCCACGCCGCTGCACACCAGCAGCCCCGTCCAGGGCAAGGAGAGGTGCTTCATGGGGCTGGGCAGCTCAGGGGCCTCCTTATCTGGGTAGCTTGGGTTGGGAGGCAGCTCACGCAGGGCTCTGCAACCCAACTAAACTCCCACCCGCCTTCCCTCCCTGCAGCGCCCGACGGCAGGACACCCGTTCCCCCACCTTGGCGCCCACTCAGAGACTGAGTCCTGCGGAGGCCTTGCCACCTGTTTCCCAGGGAGGCGCTGATAAGGCTCCAGAGCTGCCTGCGAGAAGTGGGCCTGAGCCTCCAGCCCCTGGCGccttctccccagcctccccacccagctctcccaaCGACTGGCCTCAGGAGAGGAGCCCGGGGGGCCGCTCGGACAGCGCCAGTCCAAGGGGGCCTGTACCCAACACCCTGCCCGGCCTCCGTCACGCCCCCTGGCAGGGCCTGCGAGACCCCCCGGACAGCCCAGATGGGTCCCCCCTCACCCCTGTGCCTACTCAGATGCCCTGGCTTGTGGCCAGCCCAGAACCCCCTCAGAGCTCGCCCACACCTGCCTTTCCTCTGGCTGCATCTTACGACATCAACGGCCCCCCCCAGCCCCCTCTTCCTGAGAAACGCCACCTGCTGGGGCCTGGGCAGCAGCCGGGACCCTGGGGCCCAGAGCAGGCATCACCACCAGCCAGAGGCACTAGTCACCATGTCACTTTTGCACCTCTGCTCCCGGATaatgccccccaacccccaggtaTAAAGGCCTTCAGGAGGCTGAGGCCACCTGGGGAGAACCCTGGTTTCCAGGGAGGGGCATGGCATGGGGACTGGGGAGCCCTGGGGTCAAGCTTAGTCCCTCCCTGTTCTAGAGCCCCCGATGCAAGAGAGCCAGAGCAATGTCAAGTTTGTCCAGGACACATCCAAGTTCTGGTACAAGCCACACCTGTCCCGTGACCAAGGTGAGAAGCCAGCCTGCCCCCACCCGCTCCGGGCCTTTGGCTCAGCTTCTGGTTTGTGCCACTTAGTCAGCGGGTCTCCTCTGGGCCAAGCCTCTTTCTAGCAGGTGATTCTGGGTTTTAGGCCTGAGGAGGTCTCACAAGGTCAGTGCCCAGTGTACTGACTCCCCAGTGGCATCCTGGGTGCTGACACCACAGCTGTCAGGGCCAGAGGTCTGGGGGGCTCAGGCAGCAGAGCGGAAGTGCTACCTGGGGCTTGGTCGGCCGCTGTGAAAACTtctcctgcctcccccagccatcACCCTGCTGAAGGACAAAGACCCTGGGGCCTTCCTGATCAGGGACAGTCATTCATTCCAAGGAGCCTATGGGCTGGCTCTCAAGGTGGCCACGCCCCCTCCCAGCGCCCAGTCCTGGAAAGGTACAGAGCGGCCCAGCCtgagggggaggggggtggggtgaggggaggcaaGGAGACATAGACTAGgcagggtggaggaggaggagatgagctCTCCTGCTTGGTAGAGAATTCCAGCAGAGAGAAGCGGAACCTGGAAtcttctcccctcttccccaCTCCTGTCAGGGGACCCCTCAGAACAGCTGGTCCGTCATTTTCTCATTGAGACTGGGCCGAAAGGGGTGAAGATCAAGGGCTGTCCCAGCGAGCCCTACTTTGGTGAGAAGCAGGGTTGGGGAAGGCTGCACTTGGCATTCCGGGGAGGCCAAGAGGTGtcaggagggaggtggaggaCTTGGGCACCTTGGGAGCCCGCTCGCCTCTCCCCTGCAGGCAGCCTGTCAGCCCTGGTCTCCCAGCACTCCATCTCCCCACTGTCCCTGCCCTGCTGCCTGCGCATTCCCAGCAAAGGTGGGTGTCTGGGCATCtgtcctcccccttctcccctcccactgCGGCCAAAGGCACAGTCTCCGGTCCTggctccctgcctgcctgccttccctTGGGACGGCAGAGGGCGCCCTCAGCTCCTGGGCCTGCCACTCCCTGCTGACCCCCATTTCCCtcagatcctctggaggaggtccCAGAGGCCCCAGTGCCCAGCAACATGAGTACAGCGGCAGACCTCCTGCGTCAAGGCGCCGGTACgggcctctccctccttccctcccgcAGGCACCAAACGGGACACCCCTGACACATGGGGAACAGAAAGGCCTTGTGTGAGGGCCAGCCCTGGCAGATGCACCTCACCCAGGAAGTCAGGGGAGGCCTGTACCCATAGGCACGATGGGATGGGGAGTCCTGTCTAGGCTGCAGGGGTGGGGTCTTGctagaatgcagattctccggccTCTTTCCAGCATCTCCGACTATAGATCTCGCGCAGTCACCTGCCTTTTTAACAGGTTACCTGTGTGATGGATGCATTTTGAGCAGCACTAGCTGGGGAAAGTGCGAGAGCTGGGCGGGTGGGAGGAACACGGATGGGAgatagagctgggggttggcagAGCCACCGCTCCCTGCTCCCTTCAACCCCACTCCTCACCCTGCAGCCTGCAGCGTGCTCTACCTGACCTCAGTGGAGACGGAGTCGCTGACGGGCCCCCAAGCAGTGGCACGGGCCAGCTCCGCAGCTCTGAGCTgcagcccccgccccacgccaGCCGTTGTTCACTTCAAGGTCTCAGCCCAGGGCATCACACTCACAGACAACCAAAGGAAGTATGTGTGCCAGATTAAGCCCCTGGGGGATCCCAGGCACAGACCCCGGGGGCCCCAATTTCTGGCTGACCTTCCCCACCCTCGTCCTTATAGGCTCTTCTTTCGCCGCCATTATCCAGTCAACAGCATCACCTTTTCCAGCACTGACCCTCAGGACCGGAGGtgaccctccctcccagccctttCATCCCACAGTCCCCAGCCCAGCTTCTCCATTGGTAGCTCTTCCCTGGGTGCATCCCTTCACGGTTCTTCTCCTTCCACAGATGGACCAACTCCGACGGGACCACCTCCAAGTAAGCCTCCCCCAGAGTGCTGTCTCCCCTCCCAGCATGGCATCAGCGTGGTGTCCAGGCGCCTGCTTGCTCCCCATCCCTGGCATGGCGGTCCCTGAGGAAGGGATGCTCAGCCTTCCCCACCCTGCCTTTGTGCCCCCAGGATCTTTGGTTTTGTGGCCAAGAAGCCGGGAAGCCCTTGGGAGAACGTGTGTCACCTCTTTGCAGAGCTTGACCCAGATCAGCCCGCAGGCGCCATCGTCACCTTCATCACCAAAGTTTTACTGGGCCAGAGGAAGTGAAGGACGGCCACAAGCTCCAAGCCCACGTCGACACTGTGCCCCTCTCAGCACCACACAGCCCTCACTCCCCCTGGCCTGgacccaggagacccaggagcCGGCCTCTCCCCTAGAAGTGGGGAGCGGACACACCGGCCTGGGACACTgctctcctcccccgcccccagcctgcTAAGCGAAGTGGATGGGCCCATGAGATGACCTTGCATGTGAGCAGAGGGCAGAGACGGGTGTGTGAGGGTGAGGCGGTGGAGCCTGGAAGGGGTGATCAGACAGCCCCACCTGCAGGAGAGCATCCGCGCGCTGGTGGGGGAGACAGGCAcggcagggagaggggagaggtgtGGGGAGCAAGGCactccctcctctgcctcccctctgAGCAGAGAGATCAGAGTAGGATCACATGAAAAgggggggaaaggaaaaaaaaaaaaaaaagagtctattTTTGTCTAATAATAAAGAGTTTCTATAATGTTTAGTCAGAGTTGGACTCATGCCTGTTTCCAGGACGGTCAAAGCCTCGGGTCTCCGAGGACCACACCTGTGTTTCTTGGGGCATCCCAGGCCCAAGCCATGTCTGTGGGACACACACAATCCCTCTCCCTGGCCCCACAGCAGTCCACACGTGCCTCCTGAGCAACTGTCCTTTGCCgctccctcctccagccctgtCCCCGGCCCCGTGTACTGGAAAGGATTCCCCTGTCCCGGCTGTACTGATAAATATGGAAACTCCATCTTTATTGGCTGTATAAACATCTCTGGTCTGTACATACATTTCATACATCATAGTGCAGGGCCTGAAGGGAGGGCCAAAGTGGAGGCCCCCGCAGCACAACAGCTCACTGCTTCCCCTAAAGCCCTGCCCACTCTCCCCAGACTCCTGCTCCTTCTCCCTCCCGGAAGCTACTGTGTGGGGAGGGGTCGGGGTCAAGAGGCTAGGAGACAGGAGGGCTTGGCGGGGGAGGACACGTGTAAGTGCTAGATCAAACACTGAAGCAAAACAGGCAACAGGCAACAAGCAGGGTGTGGGTGGGGCAGCGGAGCACAGACTCTCACTGGGCTCTGGGGCTCTGCCCTCACCATGTGGGAGAGAGAGGCTCTGGGGTCTCAACCTGCATCCTCAGGAACTAGAGACAAAGGTGCCACAGGTGAGCTGAGGAGGCCCAGAGGGAGAGAGCAGCAAAGGCTCCATTCCCGGGCCTGACAGCCCCTCTCTCTCTACATGCCACGGGCACCATCTACGTGTGTACAGCTGGGGGAGCCAGACGGGGGTTCTCAGGGGACCGTGGTGCCCCAGCAGGTCATGAGGGAGGAAGCTGGCTCGGGGGGGAGAGAAGAGAGGCCCTCGAGTAGTTTTCTAGGGACAGCATTCAGTGAAGGAGAGCGAGGGCCCTAGAGAGCCCCCCAGCCCAGCCAGGGGGGTGACAGCAGCAACTGGTTCACACAATGACGAGGACAGGGAACAGAAGACAGCTGCCCGGAACACCGGTCACCAGGGAGGGCTGTCCCGCTCCACTCTCTCAAGCCTCAGGCCCAGCAGCAGCTGAGACAGAAGCACTCACTCCTCTCCCCTCACACGGGCCAGTGCGGAAGGGGGCACGCCCACGCCCCAAACCAAGGGGACCTGGCCATAGAGCACCACCCTTCGGGCCTGTTCCtgtccaaccagggtctcctgcccagGGACTGATGACTGGGGCAGCCCTGGGGCACAAACGTGGGcatggaggagcttggcaggggcCTGATCTGGTAGGGGCAGAGTGCCAACACGCCCTCTGGGGCCTGCTGGGTAGGCAGATCCTCAAGGAGTCAGGAACTTGGTACCTGGTTCTGCAAAGGGAGGGGACAAAGGGGAGGGGCAGGTCCGGGGAGAAGGCCTAGCCACTCAGGGGGTGCAGATCCACTTTGACTTTTTCCCCACAGCTCAGCATCCCAATGGTGGGGAAGAAGCCCCCAGAAGGTACAACAGCATCCTTCTTGCCAATGATCTTGCCATTCCGAGTGAAGAAAACCTAGGGGTGGAGGAGGAAAGTGGGATGGGCAGCAGGCTCTGCCTGATGCTGGGGCTACAACAGGCCTGAACCCCATCCTTCCCAACTCCCGCCACCGCAGGAGAGAGATGGACGGCGATGCAGGAGGTGACCACGAGAGGGCGTCCAGAGGCCGGAAACCAGCCTCTCAACCAGTCTCCCTGCTCGGCAAGCCCGCGCCCCTCCCCAGGCTCCGCCCTCTCCTCAGCAGGGGCGCCAGCCCGGCCCAGCCCCGGACCCCCGCGCTCACCACCACCTTCTTGCCCTCGTGCTCTTGCTCTATCTCCTCCCCGtcgtcttcctcttcctcctcttcctccccttcctccccttcctggtGCAGATATAGGACGTTCCGGACATTCGGCACAGCTCGGGCAGTCGGGGACAGGGTCACCGTGTCACAGCTGTCGTCGCTGTCACCTAAGAGGCCAGGAACCCTGAGCTCCTGCGGTTCTGCCCGCAGAACCCACCCTCTGCCCGGCCAGCCAGGTTGGCCACGGACACCCCCACTCACCCTCACTGTCCAGAATGTAGTCCCGGGGGAACATGATTCCACAGCCCATTATGTCCCCTTTGTAACAGCGTGGCCCGAAAGGGTCCCCCACGCCGCTGCCATGAAAGATCTTCCCGTCGTCTGTTGGGAGGAGGGGAGACTACACGCACCTGCAGGAGGGGCTGATACCCTACACCCCCAGAGCCCGCCCTGCCAGAAGCCCAAGtgcccctccttccctctctggccccaaggaagggaggagagaaaatGAGGGCACCAGAAGAGAGACACGTCTGTCCCCTCAAAGGGCTGAGGGGGGAGCTCCCTCAGAGCGGAGAGGGGACTGGGGGGAGGGAGAGGTGGGACCAGGAACTCAAGGCTTGTCCTTTCTAAAGAAAGCCCGCAAGGAAATCGAACcagtcaaaggaagaaaatgcAGAATCTGCAGGAAGGGAGCAGAGGGAGCCAACTCAGAGGCCTGGAATGTCCAGTTTGGGCCCAACTTCCCCGCCCCTGTTCTGCTCCCCTGGCTTGTCGGGCTGGGAGGGAAAACAGGAGAAAGCTAGCAGCTTGGGAAGGGGACAGCAGGGGGCAGCAGGGGAGAGTCTCTCAGGTCAGACGCTGGAGGAGAGGCCCCTGGTGCGGGGTCAGGAAGATGGGTGtccctgcaccccccacccccacagccccTGCTCCCCCAGGGCAGCCCCTCACGCACCTGCATGATAAGCCACAGAccctctgctccagccagggTGCCTGTTCTTGGGATAATCCTATGCCAATGTGAAAAAAGGAAAGCTGTGATACCATGCAGAAAAGAAGATGGGAGAGTGGCATCTGAACCCTCACCTTTTGGAACAAGCTACAACCCAGATGGCTGCTCCCACCCCGGCAGGCTCACACCTTCAGGCACTGGAGGTTGCGGGGGGTGTGGGGGCAGAGTGAGAAGGTGCTGGGGTGCCAGAGTTGTGGGGTGCCCTCACCCCCCATCGAggccctggtgtgtgtgtgtgtggtaggctCACAACCCTCTGTCAGCCCTGAGGTGACTAGGGGTCTGTACCCTTACATAGCAGACACACATGACCTTTCTGTCTCAGGTTAAGATGCCTCTCTGCAGCCGGGCCCCTTCACCTCCCTAGGAGCTCCCAGCTCTAGACCAGAAGCCCCAGAGCCGAGCATCACCCGGGCAGAAAGCCAGCATTAGTGCCCACCTTCCGGGCCAGCCCCAAGGCGATGTAGCATTTCTCTCCAGGGTCCACGATCTCCACCTCAAAGTAGTGGCTACGGGTGCTGAGTGGGCGCCGGGCCTGGGCCAGCCCCACGTCCACGATGCTCTTGCCCTTGCCCAAGTACTCCAGCAGCTGTGGGGAGAGAACCAGGGGTGGGGACCAGGCTGACACCCACCCTGGAAACCTGGTTCCAAGGCTGTCTGGGGACCAGTTTCCTGGTCTCTCACAGAAAGCCCAGCTGAAAGGGAAGTGGTGCTGGAGGCAGAAGGAGGGACTCGGTGCTCCCAACAGGCAGGGGAGAACAGGGATGGGGCGGGGGAGTGGAGGCGGCAACAGGAGCATGCAGGCTGAGCCCCCTACTGAAGACTGCACCCACCTGCCTACTGAGACAAGGACTCTCTCCTTGCTGTGGGGAGACAGGAGAGCAGCCCCAAGATCCCAGTGGCTGGGCGCCAGGACCACACAGGGCTCTCTCGGCCATCACTTCCCTCGGTCACCGTGCCTGCCTAGAAAGGGCCACCCAGGGGCCCTGAACACAAAGAAGAGGAGAAGCGAAGGCTAGGCTAAGAGGAAGCCTAACGGCTTTCTCAGGGTACCTCGGGAGGCCGAGGAGAATGCAGAGGTTAGGGGCCAAGTCCAGAcatctgggggaggggagacagcTCAGAAGCCAGTTCTGCCTGGGATGGGACTGATACAGTTTCTCAAGGTCTTTGTTGTACTTGGCTCTGAAAAGAGCTGTTTGTAGCCTTGTCGGGGAGGTGCCGGGGAGCCAGGGACAGACCAGCTCTGCTCCTGCATTCAGTGTGAGGGAGGGGGCCAGGCAGAGCAGGGCTAGAAAGGCAGGCATTCCTGCTCCCAGCCCCTCGTGGCTCTTTTAAGCTGGAGCAGGGGTGTGGAGGGGAGCTGACTGATGGGCTCCTGGGGCTCCTCAGCCCCAGTGATCCTGCCTGGGCAAGACGGGGCGGCAACCCCCAATCTGGGAGGATTTATTTATCAGTTGTCATGGTAATAGTGGCGCCGTGACTCAACCCTGTCCCGTCTGTCCCCCAccctcagcatcacctgggattcCTTAATCCCTTTTTAATTAGCCAAACTGCCCCTCAAGACTTTCTTCTACCCTCCCACCCTCTGGCCCTGAAGAAAGCTCACTCCCTGGGGACCTCCTCCACTTCTCCCTGGCAAACCTTGGGTGGGACACTGGCCTCTCACCCCGCAAAGAACTCCTGCCTGAACAGGAAAGGCATCACGCTCGCCAGCACCAGCACCCAAGCCTCCGTGTGTCTTCAGCAGAGGGAGAGGCCACATCCTCACCACCCCTTCAGGGAGGCACTGGCCCACCCTCACCCTGGAGCCCCGAAACCCTGGCACAGCAAGTCCATCCTCCCCTCCGCCCCAGAGAACCGCAGGCAGGCGGGGGTCGGGGGCACCAGGAGAAAAGCTGGAGGTTTATGGCAGATCACTGGAtctttctcccctccttcctccagccAGGACTGTACACACTTCAGGGCACCCTGGCTCCGTGATGTCACACTCCTAGGCCAAGTCTCCATTGTCTCACACTGCATTCTTCCATCAGAAAGAGGCCCCCTGAAGGTGGTCTTCTGATTTACCGGGTATTGTGAAGGCCCACCCTGTCTAAATTCTACTTCTGGTCCTCTGGGTGGGCTTGGCTCGGCCTGAATTCCTCCACTGTCTCTCTCCCCACAAGGCTGGGGGTGGGCTTGCGGGGTTATGGGTCTGATGCACATTAACTAGCATGGACTCCACCCAGTCTGAGcagcccccagcccaccctcTCCTCTGCATTGCCGAACTGGGTGGGGGATCCCACAGCTGCCCTTGACCCACGGCATCCAACTGGCCTCAGTGTAGGAAACACAGTGTTCTCCATTCTCAGAGCCAAAAGACAGCGGATCCAGATCCTGATCC comes from the Bubalus kerabau isolate K-KA32 ecotype Philippines breed swamp buffalo chromosome 1, PCC_UOA_SB_1v2, whole genome shotgun sequence genome and includes:
- the TNS2 gene encoding tensin-2 isoform X6; amino-acid sequence: MKSSGPVERLLRALGRRDSSRATSRPRKVEPHSFREKVFRKKPPVCAVCKVAIDGTGVSCRVCKVATHRKCEAKVTSSCQALPPVELRRNTAPVRRIEHLGSTKSLNHSKQRSTLPRSFSLDPLMERRWDLDLTYVTERILAASFPARPDEQRHRGHLRELAHVLQSKHRDKYLLFNLSEKRHDLTRLNPKVQDFGWPELHAPPLDKLCSICKAMETWLSADPQHVVVLYCKGSKGKLGVIVSAYMHYSKISAGADQALATLTMRKFCEDKVAAELQPSQRRYITYFSGLLSGSIRMNSSPLFLHYVLVPVLPAFEPGAGFQPFLKIYQSMQLVYTSGIYHVAGPGPQQLCISLEPALLLKGDVMVTCYHKGSGGTDRTLVFRVQFHTCTIHGPRLTFSKDQLDEAWTDERFPFQASVEFVFSSSPEKIKGNTPRNEPSVSVDYNTAEPAVRWDSYENFNLHHEDSADDSVTHTRGPLDGSPYAQVQRAPRQTPPAPSPEPPPPPLLSVSSDSGHSSTLTTEPAAESPGRPPPTAAERQELERLLGGCGVASGGRGAGRETAILDDEDQPAAGGGPHLGIYSGHRPGLSRHCSCRQGYREPCGVPNGGYYRPEGTLERRRLAFGAYEGPPQGYAEPSVEKRRLCRSLSEGPYPYPSELGKPTNGDFGYRPPGYREVVILEDPGLPALCSCPACEEKLALPTAALYGLRLEREAGEGWASEAGKPLLHPVRPGHPLPLLVPACGHHHTPLPDYSCLKPPKAGEEGHEGCSYALCPEGRYGHPGYPALVTYGYGGAVPSYCPAYGRVPHSCGSPGEGRGYPSPRAHSPRAGSISPGSPPYPQSRKLSYEIPAEEGGDRYPLPGHLAPAGPLASAAPLPAESPEPVSWREGPSGHSTLPRSPRDAQCSAASELSGPSTPLHTSSPVQGKESARRQDTRSPTLAPTQRLSPAEALPPVSQGGADKAPELPARSGPEPPAPGAFSPASPPSSPNDWPQERSPGGRSDSASPRGPVPNTLPGLRHAPWQGLRDPPDSPDGSPLTPVPTQMPWLVASPEPPQSSPTPAFPLAASYDINGPPQPPLPEKRHLLGPGQQPGPWGPEQASPPARGTSHHVTFAPLLPDNAPQPPEPPMQESQSNVKFVQDTSKFWYKPHLSRDQAITLLKDKDPGAFLIRDSHSFQGAYGLALKVATPPPSAQSWKGDPSEQLVRHFLIETGPKGVKIKGCPSEPYFGSLSALVSQHSISPLSLPCCLRIPSKDPLEEVPEAPVPSNMSTAADLLRQGAACSVLYLTSVETESLTGPQAVARASSAALSCSPRPTPAVVHFKVSAQGITLTDNQRKLFFRRHYPVNSITFSSTDPQDRRWTNSDGTTSKIFGFVAKKPGSPWENVCHLFAELDPDQPAGAIVTFITKVLLGQRK
- the TNS2 gene encoding tensin-2 isoform X7, with the translated sequence MKSSGPVERLLRALGRRDSSRATSRPRKVEPHSFREKVFRKKPPVCAVCKVAIDGTGVSCRVCKVATHRKCEAKVTSSCQALPPVELRRNTAPVRRIEHLGSTKSLNHSKQRSTLPRSFSLDPLMERRWDLDLTYVTERILAASFPARPDEQRHRGHLRELAHVLQSKHRDKYLLFNLSEKRHDLTRLNPKVQDFGWPELHAPPLDKLCSICKAMETWLSADPQHVVVLYCKGSKGKLGVIVSAYMHYSKISAGADQALATLTMRKFCEDKVAAELQPSQRRYITYFSGLLSGSIRMNSSPLFLHYVLVPVLPAFEPGAGFQPFLKIYQSMQLVYTSGIYHVAGPGPQQLCISLEPALLLKGDVMVTCYHKGSGGTDRTLVFRVQFHTCTIHGPRLTFSKDQLDEAWTDERFPFQASVEFVFSSSPEKIKGNTPRNEPSVSVDYNTAEPAVRWDSYENFNLHHEDSADDSVTHTRGPLDGSPYAQVQRAPRQTPPAPSPEPPPPPLLSVSSDSGHSSTLTTEPAAESPGRPPPTAAERQELERLLGGCGVASGGRGAGRETAILDDEDQPAAGGGPHLGIYSGHRPGLSRHCSCRQGYREPCGVPNGGYYRPEGTLERRRLAFGAYEGPPQGYAEPSVEKRRLCRSLSEGPYPYPSELGKPTNGDFGYRPPGYREVVILEDPGLPALCSCPACEEKLALPTAALYGLRLEREAGEGWASEAGKPLLHPVRPGHPLPLLVPACGHHHTPLPDYSCLKPPKAGEEGHEGCSYALCPEGRYGHPGYPALVTYGYGGAVPSYCPAYGRVPHSCGSPGEGRGYPSPRAHSPRAGSISPGSPPYPQSRKLSYEIPAEEGGDRYPLPGHLAPAGPLASAESPEPVSWREGPSGHSTLPRSPRDAQCSAASELSGPSTPLHTSSPVQGKESARRQDTRSPTLAPTQRLSPAEALPPVSQGGADKAPELPARSGPEPPAPGAFSPASPPSSPNDWPQERSPGGRSDSASPRGPVPNTLPGLRHAPWQGLRDPPDSPDGSPLTPVPTQMPWLVASPEPPQSSPTPAFPLAASYDINGPPQPPLPEKRHLLGPGQQPGPWGPEQASPPARGTSHHVTFAPLLPDNAPQPPEPPMQESQSNVKFVQDTSKFWYKPHLSRDQAITLLKDKDPGAFLIRDSHSFQGAYGLALKVATPPPSAQSWKGDPSEQLVRHFLIETGPKGVKIKGCPSEPYFGSLSALVSQHSISPLSLPCCLRIPSKDPLEEVPEAPVPSNMSTAADLLRQGAACSVLYLTSVETESLTGPQAVARASSAALSCSPRPTPAVVHFKVSAQGITLTDNQRKLFFRRHYPVNSITFSSTDPQDRRWTNSDGTTSKIFGFVAKKPGSPWENVCHLFAELDPDQPAGAIVTFITKVLLGQRK
- the TNS2 gene encoding tensin-2 isoform X8, with amino-acid sequence MKPRKVEPHSFREKVFRKKPPVCAVCKVAIDGTGVSCRVCKVATHRKCEAKVTSSCQALPPVELRRNTAPVRRIEHLGSTKSLNHSKQRSTLPRSFSLDPLMERRWDLDLTYVTERILAASFPARPDEQRHRGHLRELAHVLQSKHRDKYLLFNLSEKRHDLTRLNPKVQDFGWPELHAPPLDKLCSICKAMETWLSADPQHVVVLYCKGSKGKLGVIVSAYMHYSKISAGADQALATLTMRKFCEDKVAAELQPSQRRYITYFSGLLSGSIRMNSSPLFLHYVLVPVLPAFEPGAGFQPFLKIYQSMQLVYTSGIYHVAGPGPQQLCISLEPALLLKGDVMVTCYHKGSGGTDRTLVFRVQFHTCTIHGPRLTFSKDQLDEAWTDERFPFQASVEFVFSSSPEKIKGNTPRNEPSVSVDYNTAEPAVRWDSYENFNLHHEDSADDSVTHTRGPLDGSPYAQVQRAPRQTPPAPSPEPPPPPLLSVSSDSGHSSTLTTEPAAESPGRPPPTAAERQELERLLGGCGVASGGRGAGRETAILDDEDQPAAGGGPHLGIYSGHRPGLSRHCSCRQGYREPCGVPNGGYYRPEGTLERRRLAFGAYEGPPQGYAEPSVEKRRLCRSLSEGPYPYPSELGKPTNGDFGYRPPGYREVVILEDPGLPALCSCPACEEKLALPTAALYGLRLEREAGEGWASEAGKPLLHPVRPGHPLPLLVPACGHHHTPLPDYSCLKPPKAGEEGHEGCSYALCPEGRYGHPGYPALVTYGYGGAVPSYCPAYGRVPHSCGSPGEGRGYPSPRAHSPRAGSISPGSPPYPQSRKLSYEIPAEEGGDRYPLPGHLAPAGPLASAESPEPVSWREGPSGHSTLPRSPRDAQCSAASELSGPSTPLHTSSPVQGKESARRQDTRSPTLAPTQRLSPAEALPPVSQGGADKAPELPARSGPEPPAPGAFSPASPPSSPNDWPQERSPGGRSDSASPRGPVPNTLPGLRHAPWQGLRDPPDSPDGSPLTPVPTQMPWLVASPEPPQSSPTPAFPLAASYDINGPPQPPLPEKRHLLGPGQQPGPWGPEQASPPARGTSHHVTFAPLLPDNAPQPPEPPMQESQSNVKFVQDTSKFWYKPHLSRDQAITLLKDKDPGAFLIRDSHSFQGAYGLALKVATPPPSAQSWKGDPSEQLVRHFLIETGPKGVKIKGCPSEPYFGSLSALVSQHSISPLSLPCCLRIPSKDPLEEVPEAPVPSNMSTAADLLRQGAACSVLYLTSVETESLTGPQAVARASSAALSCSPRPTPAVVHFKVSAQGITLTDNQRKLFFRRHYPVNSITFSSTDPQDRRWTNSDGTTSKIFGFVAKKPGSPWENVCHLFAELDPDQPAGAIVTFITKVLLGQRK
- the TNS2 gene encoding tensin-2 isoform X5 gives rise to the protein MKPRKVEPHSFREKVFRKKPPVCAVCKVAIDGTGVSCRVCKVATHRKCEAKVTSSCQALPPVELRRNTAPVRRIEHLGSTKSLNHSKQRSTLPRSFSLDPLMERRWDLDLTYVTERILAASFPARPDEQRHRGHLRELAHVLQSKHRDKYLLFNLSEKRHDLTRLNPKVQDFGWPELHAPPLDKLCSICKAMETWLSADPQHVVVLYCKGSKGKLGVIVSAYMHYSKISAGADQALATLTMRKFCEDKVAAELQPSQRRYITYFSGLLSGSIRMNSSPLFLHYVLVPVLPAFEPGAGFQPFLKIYQSMQLVYTSGIYHVAGPGPQQLCISLEPALLLKGDVMVTCYHKGSGGTDRTLVFRVQFHTCTIHGPRLTFSKDQLDEAWTDERFPFQASVEFVFSSSPEKIKGNTPRNEPSVSVDYNTAEPAVRWDSYENFNLHHEDSADDSVTHTRGPLDGSPYAQVQRAPRQTPPAPSPEPPPPPLLSVSSDSGHSSTLTTEPAAESPGRPPPTAAERQELERLLGGCGVASGGRGAGRETAILDDEDQPAAGGGPHLGIYSGHRPGLSRHCSCRQGYREPCGVPNGGYYRPEGTLERRRLAFGAYEGPPQGYAEPSVEKRRLCRSLSEGPYPYPSELGKPTNGDFGYRPPGYREVVILEDPGLPALCSCPACEEKLALPTAALYGLRLEREAGEGWASEAGKPLLHPVRPGHPLPLLVPACGHHHTPLPDYSCLKPPKAGEEGHEGCSYALCPEGRYGHPGYPALVTYGYGGAVPSYCPAYGRVPHSCGSPGEGRGYPSPRAHSPRAGSISPGSPPYPQSRKLSYEIPAEEGGDRYPLPGHLAPAGPLASAAPLPAESPEPVSWREGPSGHSTLPRSPRDAQCSAASELSGPSTPLHTSSPVQGKESARRQDTRSPTLAPTQRLSPAEALPPVSQGGADKAPELPARSGPEPPAPGAFSPASPPSSPNDWPQERSPGGRSDSASPRGPVPNTLPGLRHAPWQGLRDPPDSPDGSPLTPVPTQMPWLVASPEPPQSSPTPAFPLAASYDINGPPQPPLPEKRHLLGPGQQPGPWGPEQASPPARGTSHHVTFAPLLPDNAPQPPEPPMQESQSNVKFVQDTSKFWYKPHLSRDQAITLLKDKDPGAFLIRDSHSFQGAYGLALKVATPPPSAQSWKGDPSEQLVRHFLIETGPKGVKIKGCPSEPYFGSLSALVSQHSISPLSLPCCLRIPSKDPLEEVPEAPVPSNMSTAADLLRQGAACSVLYLTSVETESLTGPQAVARASSAALSCSPRPTPAVVHFKVSAQGITLTDNQRKLFFRRHYPVNSITFSSTDPQDRRWTNSDGTTSKIFGFVAKKPGSPWENVCHLFAELDPDQPAGAIVTFITKVLLGQRK